The following are encoded together in the Adhaeribacter arboris genome:
- a CDS encoding dihydrofolate reductase family protein, producing MRKIISFMHISLDGFVAGPNGEMNWIKVDEEIFDHVGKRISEGDTALYGRVTHQMMENYWPTAGDEPDASKHDIEHSKWYNKVHKVVLSRTMQDADLTNTTIISDNLSERINKMKQQEGKEILLFGSPTATHSLMQQNLIDGYWLFVNPIILGQGIPLFVDIKDKIKLKLLTTKPFTSGVTELNYTVDRQ from the coding sequence ATGAGAAAGATAATTTCATTTATGCACATATCGCTGGACGGTTTTGTGGCAGGACCGAACGGAGAAATGAACTGGATAAAAGTGGATGAAGAAATTTTTGATCATGTGGGCAAGCGGATAAGCGAAGGCGACACTGCCTTATATGGTCGGGTAACTCATCAAATGATGGAAAATTACTGGCCTACCGCAGGAGATGAGCCAGACGCGAGCAAGCACGACATCGAACATTCAAAGTGGTATAACAAAGTTCACAAAGTTGTTTTATCAAGAACAATGCAAGACGCGGATTTGACGAACACAACAATTATTAGCGACAACCTTTCGGAGAGAATAAATAAAATGAAACAACAGGAAGGTAAAGAAATCTTACTTTTTGGTAGCCCAACCGCAACCCATTCCCTTATGCAACAGAACCTAATTGATGGCTACTGGCTATTTGTTAATCCAATTATTCTCGGTCAAGGCATTCCGTTGTTTGTAGACATCAAAGACAAAATAAAACTTAAACTATTGACGACAAAGCCATTTACTTCCGGAGTAACTGAACTGAACTACACCGTAGATAGACAATAA
- a CDS encoding DUF4406 domain-containing protein yields the protein MKTEKPLLILVAGPYRSGTNDEPAKIAANVQHMTSVALELYQRGHLPVLGEWFALPLVEAAGSKQTGDEVFNAIFHPVAIRLLGKCDAVLRIGGSSAGADEMVTVGQAKGKLIFYDLADIPAVAG from the coding sequence ATGAAAACCGAAAAACCTTTATTAATATTAGTGGCCGGTCCGTACCGCTCCGGCACCAACGATGAACCCGCCAAAATAGCCGCCAACGTGCAGCACATGACCAGCGTAGCCCTGGAGCTTTACCAACGCGGGCACCTGCCGGTGCTAGGGGAGTGGTTTGCTTTACCGCTAGTAGAAGCGGCCGGCTCCAAACAAACCGGCGACGAAGTATTTAATGCTATCTTTCACCCGGTAGCCATTCGCTTACTGGGTAAGTGCGATGCCGTGTTGCGGATTGGCGGTTCATCGGCGGGGGCGGATGAAATGGTAACGGTTGGGCAGGCAAAAGGAAAACTTATTTTTTATGATCTGGCCGATATTCCGGCAGTGGCAGGATAA
- the nudK gene encoding GDP-mannose pyrophosphatase NudK translates to MNEKIKIRQTEVLSDNWYTLRKVTYEYLTDEGKWQTQSREAYDRGNGATILLYNKAQKTVILTRQFRLPTYVNGNPTGMLIEACAGLLDKDNAEDCIKRETEEETGYKVSEVRKIFEAYMSPGSVTEILYFFVAEYAKDMKVNEGGGVDHEQENIEVLELPLDEALQMIKTGEIKDAKTIMLLQYAKLENLLA, encoded by the coding sequence ATGAATGAAAAGATAAAAATCCGGCAAACCGAAGTATTGTCCGATAATTGGTATACCCTACGCAAAGTTACCTACGAGTACTTAACCGATGAAGGTAAGTGGCAAACCCAAAGCCGCGAAGCCTACGACCGGGGCAATGGCGCTACAATTTTATTGTACAATAAAGCCCAGAAAACAGTGATCTTAACCCGGCAGTTTCGGTTACCCACCTACGTAAACGGCAATCCTACGGGTATGCTCATTGAAGCCTGCGCCGGCTTGCTGGACAAAGACAACGCCGAAGATTGCATTAAGCGGGAAACCGAAGAAGAAACGGGTTATAAAGTATCGGAAGTGCGCAAGATTTTTGAAGCGTACATGTCGCCGGGCTCCGTAACCGAAATCCTGTATTTCTTCGTGGCCGAATACGCCAAGGACATGAAAGTAAACGAAGGCGGCGGCGTAGATCACGAACAGGAAAACATTGAGGTGCTGGAATTACCTTTAGACGAAGCCCTGCAAATGATAAAAACCGGCGAAATAAAAGACGCTAAAACCATAATGCTGCTGCAATACGCCAAACTCGAAAACTTGCTCGCATGA
- a CDS encoding 3'-5' exonuclease, giving the protein MREYILFIDTEASGLPKNWNAPFSLAGNWPYAVQVSWLIYTRDGQQLKFENHYVHEDDFQITPSAFRVHGITHEFLREQGESRKKILTLLAKDLQQYQPLVVGHFMKFDALVLGADFYRTGLENPIDNLPTFCTMEATTHYVRNPRIKYLRLGDLYHILFNNSLEQQHNALVDARATADCFFELVKRYEIDLEKILQQEINQPRIPASQEIKISPKKAKYGIVGFILFLLVLLLYYWL; this is encoded by the coding sequence GTGAGAGAATACATACTATTTATTGATACCGAAGCTTCCGGACTGCCGAAAAATTGGAATGCCCCCTTTTCGTTGGCTGGTAACTGGCCGTATGCCGTGCAGGTATCCTGGTTAATTTATACCCGCGATGGTCAGCAACTAAAATTTGAAAATCATTACGTCCACGAAGACGATTTCCAGATTACTCCTTCGGCTTTTAGAGTGCATGGCATTACCCACGAATTTTTACGTGAGCAAGGCGAGAGCCGGAAAAAGATTTTAACCCTTCTGGCCAAAGACCTGCAGCAATACCAACCGTTGGTGGTGGGCCATTTTATGAAGTTTGACGCCTTGGTTTTAGGAGCTGATTTTTACCGGACAGGGTTAGAGAACCCAATAGATAATTTGCCTACCTTTTGTACTATGGAGGCAACTACACATTATGTGCGGAATCCTCGTATAAAATACCTGCGACTCGGCGACTTATACCACATACTTTTTAATAATTCCTTGGAACAGCAGCATAATGCCCTGGTAGATGCGCGGGCGACGGCCGATTGTTTTTTTGAATTGGTAAAAAGATACGAAATTGACCTGGAAAAAATTCTGCAGCAGGAAATAAATCAACCCCGCATACCAGCTAGTCAGGAGATTAAAATTTCGCCCAAAAAAGCAAAGTACGGTATTGTTGGTTTTATCTTGTTCTTATTGGTTCTTTTACTTTATTATTGGTTATGA
- a CDS encoding dihydrofolate reductase family protein has product MIDMRKLISAINMTLDGFCDHTAITPDDEIHQHYAELITGADAILYGRITYELMQFWQPLVKNPSGEKSMDDFAVAMDKIPKIVFSHTLHNVDWESARIAKQDLKEEVSELKQQAGKDILVGSRSLIMQLMKLNLIDEFQLCVHPVIAGAGLPLFENINDRTIIKLIKTKTFKGGAVIHYYEPKKE; this is encoded by the coding sequence ATGATAGATATGAGAAAGCTAATTTCAGCCATTAATATGACACTGGACGGGTTTTGCGATCATACGGCAATAACTCCTGATGACGAAATACATCAACATTATGCGGAACTAATAACTGGCGCAGATGCGATTCTTTACGGCAGAATAACATATGAGCTTATGCAATTCTGGCAACCTCTGGTAAAAAATCCTTCTGGTGAAAAATCAATGGATGACTTTGCCGTAGCTATGGACAAAATTCCAAAGATTGTTTTTTCCCATACGCTGCATAATGTTGATTGGGAAAGTGCTAGAATAGCAAAGCAAGATTTAAAAGAAGAAGTTTCAGAACTCAAACAACAAGCGGGTAAAGACATTTTAGTTGGCAGCAGAAGTTTAATTATGCAGCTAATGAAACTTAATTTAATTGATGAATTTCAACTTTGTGTTCACCCTGTTATAGCGGGAGCAGGTTTGCCATTATTTGAGAATATAAACGATAGAACTATTATTAAACTCATAAAGACTAAAACCTTTAAAGGTGGTGCCGTAATCCATTACTATGAACCGAAAAAAGAATAA
- a CDS encoding alkaline phosphatase family protein produces MRNKTLFLLLSLFLFSNTVLLAQKKLKTENVILITLDGFRWRELFNGADADLISEKDFVSDEKALKSKFWDDDALVRRKKLLPFIWTTMATEGQIYGNRQHNNKVNVDNKHRFSYPGYNEILTGFADDRRVDSNDKKDNPNKTILEFINQQKGFRKKVAAFGSWDVFPYILNVKRSGLPVNAGFDTASGPHLSQREKFLNRLQAEVPSPWSSVRLDAFTHHYALEYLKKASPRVLYMAYGETDDFAHNGNYEAYLKSAHQTDAFMKDLWTWLQRTPKYRNKTTLIITTDHGRGNTRKSWQEHGSNVGEADETWFMALGPDTEALGEVKQPAQYYTKQLAQTITTLLGLSYTSDHPAGEPVKTVINQ; encoded by the coding sequence ATGCGTAATAAAACTTTATTCCTGTTATTAAGTCTTTTCCTATTTAGCAACACTGTCTTGCTGGCGCAAAAAAAACTAAAAACCGAAAATGTTATTTTAATTACTTTGGATGGCTTTCGGTGGCGCGAACTGTTTAATGGCGCGGATGCGGATTTAATTTCGGAAAAGGATTTTGTATCCGATGAAAAAGCTTTAAAAAGCAAGTTCTGGGACGATGATGCGCTCGTTCGACGCAAAAAATTACTGCCTTTTATCTGGACTACCATGGCTACCGAAGGCCAGATTTATGGCAATCGGCAACACAATAATAAGGTGAACGTGGATAATAAACACCGGTTTTCCTATCCTGGTTATAACGAAATCCTGACGGGTTTTGCCGACGATCGCCGGGTAGATAGTAACGATAAAAAAGACAACCCTAACAAAACCATCCTGGAATTTATTAACCAGCAGAAAGGGTTCCGGAAGAAAGTAGCGGCTTTTGGCTCCTGGGATGTTTTCCCGTATATCTTAAACGTAAAACGGTCGGGTTTGCCGGTGAATGCCGGTTTTGATACCGCCAGTGGACCGCATCTTTCCCAGCGCGAAAAGTTCCTGAACCGGTTACAAGCCGAAGTTCCCAGCCCGTGGTCGAGTGTGCGCTTAGATGCTTTTACGCATCATTACGCCCTGGAATACCTTAAAAAAGCGTCGCCGCGGGTTCTTTATATGGCTTACGGCGAAACCGACGATTTTGCGCACAACGGCAACTACGAAGCCTACTTAAAATCGGCACACCAAACCGATGCCTTTATGAAAGATCTTTGGACTTGGTTGCAGCGCACCCCGAAATACCGCAACAAAACCACTCTCATCATTACTACCGATCACGGCCGGGGAAATACCAGAAAATCCTGGCAAGAACATGGCTCGAACGTAGGAGAAGCCGATGAAACCTGGTTTATGGCGCTAGGACCGGATACCGAGGCCCTCGGGGAAGTAAAACAACCTGCCCAGTACTATACCAAACAACTTGCCCAAACCATTACCACTTTATTAGGTCTTTCTTACACTTCTGATCACCCGGCTGGAGAACCCGTAAAAACCGTTATTAATCAGTAA
- a CDS encoding alpha/beta fold hydrolase has protein sequence MKFISKTDAVSGQEVNLAYADYGSGRPVILIHGWPLSKEMWEYQVSDLVQAGLRVIKYDRRGFGHSEKPWSGYDYDTLASDLNSLMEELDLTDVALVGFSMGGGEVVRYLSRYGSTRVSKIVLISAVTPFLGKTEDNPDGVDQSVFAEILEGLKKDRIDFLDDFGKKFFGVNLVNHPVSTPLLDYYRMLAAVASPRATEQCALAFSQTDFRSDLQAITVPTLIIHGDDDKTVPIEASGHRTAVMIPAAQYVVYEGAPHGLFYTHKERLNQDLITFLIA, from the coding sequence ATGAAATTTATTTCGAAGACAGATGCCGTTTCCGGCCAGGAAGTAAACTTAGCGTATGCTGATTACGGCAGCGGCCGACCCGTTATTTTAATTCATGGCTGGCCATTAAGTAAAGAAATGTGGGAATACCAGGTAAGCGATTTGGTACAAGCCGGCTTACGAGTAATTAAATACGACCGGCGGGGTTTCGGCCATTCCGAAAAGCCCTGGAGCGGTTACGATTACGATACCTTAGCCAGCGATTTAAATTCTTTGATGGAAGAATTAGATTTAACCGATGTAGCACTGGTAGGCTTTTCCATGGGCGGGGGCGAAGTAGTGCGTTATTTAAGCCGTTATGGTAGTACCCGGGTATCTAAAATTGTACTAATATCAGCGGTTACCCCTTTCCTGGGTAAAACGGAAGATAACCCCGACGGAGTGGACCAAAGCGTTTTTGCTGAAATTCTGGAGGGCCTGAAAAAAGACCGGATTGACTTTTTAGATGATTTTGGGAAGAAATTCTTCGGGGTAAACCTAGTAAATCACCCGGTGAGTACGCCTTTGCTGGACTATTACCGCATGCTGGCCGCAGTAGCCTCGCCGCGAGCTACGGAGCAATGCGCCCTGGCTTTTAGTCAAACCGATTTTAGAAGCGACCTACAAGCTATTACGGTACCAACCTTAATCATTCACGGCGACGACGATAAAACCGTACCCATTGAAGCCAGTGGCCATCGCACCGCTGTAATGATTCCGGCGGCTCAATATGTTGTCTACGAAGGCGCTCCCCATGGCCTTTTTTACACCCACAAAGAAAGATTAAACCAGGACCTAATTACTTTCCTGATTGCTTAA
- a CDS encoding DUF294 nucleotidyltransferase-like domain-containing protein, whose protein sequence is MTDRFQFLKTAVPFNLLPDEVLWGVVDLLEEIKYTKDTTVYLQETSKMRGVDIIAAGEYESFFYDSTQNKRLIEYHHAGYCYGGISVLLNRRKSLRTVIAKKGTTVYFLHRRDFRALCQAYDAFFHFFTTDYGKRMLNDEFAHFAKQPATFEESYIASEQLYSRKIESLEYREIVACPSQTPIYQVAQIMAEYKVSCSFVEEEPGKIIGFVTDITLRDNVVAKQADAGQPIRTVMDNPIVTINAQAYIYEAILLMFQTNIRYLLVEQNGKFKGFLSRNRLLSEQAQSPFMFIQSVKLALSLDELKSKWQKVPEIVTQLLSRGVNAEIVNQVITTVADSIALKVIQGVLDELGTPPAKFVFMVLGSEGRKEQTLKTDQDNAIIYEDKANEQRELVREYFLKFADLISERLNQIGFSYCSGGFMAKNPKWTHSLSHWKRNYESWMQEIVPETVMNFSTFFDCRYLYGEKAIMDELQAFLDQELQKPNEKLFFHMANNALQYEPPLTFFRNIRTFTVGSQEVFNIKKAMTPIVDLVRVYALQNRIFVTNTGERLAALKEKGIFSDTQYLELIQSYYYLMSVRLKKQANQIIRDKTEPENYMDVRSLTKIEQVTIIEIFKTIKDFQAGIKLKFTNNLFG, encoded by the coding sequence ATGACGGATCGATTTCAATTTCTTAAAACCGCAGTGCCCTTTAATCTTTTGCCCGACGAGGTATTGTGGGGGGTAGTTGACTTGCTGGAAGAAATAAAATATACCAAAGATACGACGGTTTATCTTCAGGAAACAAGTAAAATGCGCGGGGTGGATATTATTGCGGCCGGCGAATACGAATCTTTCTTCTACGATAGTACCCAGAATAAACGTTTAATCGAATACCACCACGCGGGTTATTGCTACGGCGGTATTTCGGTGCTGCTTAATCGCCGCAAATCGCTCCGGACGGTTATTGCCAAAAAGGGAACCACTGTTTATTTTCTGCACCGCCGCGATTTTCGGGCGCTCTGCCAGGCCTACGATGCTTTTTTCCATTTTTTTACGACCGATTACGGCAAGCGCATGCTGAACGATGAGTTTGCGCATTTTGCCAAACAACCGGCCACTTTCGAGGAAAGTTACATTGCTTCCGAACAATTATATTCCCGCAAAATCGAAAGTCTGGAGTACCGCGAAATAGTGGCTTGTCCCAGCCAAACGCCCATCTACCAGGTAGCCCAAATAATGGCGGAATATAAAGTCAGTTGCTCGTTTGTAGAAGAAGAACCCGGAAAAATTATTGGTTTTGTTACCGATATTACTTTGCGCGATAACGTGGTAGCTAAGCAAGCAGATGCCGGGCAACCCATTCGTACGGTTATGGACAATCCCATTGTTACAATTAATGCGCAGGCTTATATCTATGAAGCCATCTTGTTGATGTTTCAGACAAACATCCGCTATTTACTGGTGGAGCAAAACGGGAAATTTAAGGGTTTTCTGAGCCGGAACCGCTTATTAAGTGAACAGGCCCAATCGCCTTTTATGTTCATTCAGTCGGTAAAACTAGCCTTGTCGTTAGATGAGTTAAAAAGTAAATGGCAAAAGGTGCCGGAAATAGTTACGCAACTACTCAGCAGAGGGGTTAACGCCGAAATTGTAAACCAGGTAATTACTACCGTTGCCGATTCTATCGCATTAAAAGTAATTCAAGGAGTACTGGATGAACTGGGCACACCACCGGCTAAGTTTGTATTTATGGTGTTAGGCAGCGAAGGCCGGAAAGAACAAACTCTAAAAACCGACCAGGATAATGCCATTATCTACGAAGACAAAGCCAATGAGCAGCGCGAACTGGTACGCGAATATTTTTTAAAATTTGCCGATTTAATTTCGGAACGCCTAAATCAGATTGGTTTTAGTTATTGTTCAGGCGGCTTTATGGCAAAAAATCCGAAATGGACGCATTCATTATCGCACTGGAAACGCAATTACGAAAGCTGGATGCAGGAGATTGTACCCGAAACGGTTATGAATTTCTCCACTTTCTTTGATTGCCGCTATCTGTACGGCGAAAAAGCCATTATGGACGAACTGCAAGCTTTCTTAGACCAGGAACTACAAAAACCCAATGAGAAGCTCTTTTTTCATATGGCCAACAACGCGCTGCAATACGAACCGCCTCTTACCTTCTTTCGGAACATCAGAACGTTTACTGTAGGTAGTCAAGAAGTTTTTAACATTAAAAAAGCCATGACCCCTATTGTGGATTTGGTACGGGTATACGCTTTGCAGAACCGGATTTTTGTAACTAATACCGGGGAACGCCTGGCTGCTTTAAAAGAGAAAGGCATCTTTTCCGATACGCAGTATTTAGAACTTATTCAGTCGTATTACTACCTGATGAGTGTTCGCCTGAAAAAACAGGCCAATCAGATTATCCGCGACAAAACGGAACCCGAAAATTACATGGACGTCCGGAGCCTCACCAAAATCGAACAAGTAACTATTATTGAAATATTTAAAACCATCAAGGATTTTCAGGCGGGAATAAAGCTAAAATTTACGAATAATCTTTTTGGTTAA
- a CDS encoding Nramp family divalent metal transporter: MQTLKVEGTPSEKQPEFQDPYVIADRNIQEPPVSLKGIIRHLGPGFVLSAAIVGSGELIATTALGAQAGFVTFWVIILSCLVKVALQLEWGKHVIHSGETSMTSLNKLPGFKIGQANWSIWLWLFIQLFKLLQVGGIVGGVAITLNMVAPFISIPVWAILITLITALLVYKGYYKVVEQFSLVMMVFFTVFTLASVFFLQYTPYAISWSDIQEGLQFKLPPSTVAVAIAAFGITGVGSDEIMYYNYWCIEKGYAGFTGPRQNNPEWEKRARGWIRIMYYDAFLAMVIYTVVTAAFYILGAAVLHNQGLVPEGYAMVKVLSGMYTKTLGPWAETIFMISAFMVLYSTMFTAAASFTRIFSDAFGQLGWISFTDYVTRKKAIAVLAWVFPISWCLLFLFIKLPMSMILLGGFMTSILLLLVVYAAIYFRYRRLPSNLKPTIWYDAAFWLSCITILAIGVYGIVQAVKL, encoded by the coding sequence ATGCAAACCCTTAAAGTAGAAGGCACACCCTCCGAAAAACAGCCGGAGTTCCAGGACCCATACGTTATTGCCGACCGAAATATTCAGGAGCCTCCCGTTTCTTTAAAAGGAATTATACGGCATTTAGGGCCTGGATTCGTGCTTTCGGCAGCTATTGTGGGTTCCGGGGAATTGATTGCGACTACGGCACTCGGAGCGCAAGCGGGTTTTGTTACGTTTTGGGTAATTATTTTAAGTTGTTTAGTAAAAGTAGCGCTCCAGCTAGAGTGGGGCAAGCACGTTATCCACTCCGGCGAAACTTCCATGACTTCGTTAAACAAATTGCCCGGCTTTAAAATAGGTCAGGCTAACTGGAGTATTTGGTTATGGTTATTTATTCAACTGTTCAAGCTTTTGCAAGTGGGAGGCATTGTGGGCGGCGTGGCCATAACTTTAAACATGGTAGCGCCATTTATCAGCATTCCTGTTTGGGCTATTCTCATCACTTTAATTACCGCTCTGCTGGTTTACAAAGGGTACTACAAGGTAGTCGAGCAATTTTCGCTGGTAATGATGGTGTTTTTTACCGTTTTTACCCTGGCTTCGGTGTTTTTTCTGCAGTATACGCCTTATGCCATTTCGTGGTCGGATATTCAGGAAGGATTACAATTTAAGCTGCCACCCAGTACCGTAGCCGTAGCTATTGCGGCCTTTGGCATTACCGGGGTAGGCAGCGACGAGATTATGTACTACAATTACTGGTGCATCGAGAAAGGTTACGCCGGCTTTACCGGTCCTCGGCAAAATAACCCGGAATGGGAAAAAAGAGCCCGCGGCTGGATAAGAATTATGTATTATGATGCTTTTTTAGCGATGGTAATATATACCGTAGTAACGGCCGCCTTTTACATTTTGGGAGCGGCGGTGCTGCATAACCAGGGGCTGGTACCCGAAGGTTACGCCATGGTAAAAGTTTTATCCGGCATGTACACCAAAACCCTGGGCCCCTGGGCCGAAACAATATTTATGATCAGTGCTTTTATGGTTTTGTACTCGACCATGTTTACGGCCGCCGCCAGTTTTACGCGTATCTTCTCCGATGCTTTCGGGCAGTTGGGTTGGATTTCTTTTACGGATTATGTTACCCGCAAAAAAGCAATCGCGGTATTGGCCTGGGTGTTTCCGATAAGTTGGTGCCTGCTTTTTCTTTTTATTAAACTGCCCATGAGCATGATTCTGCTGGGCGGATTTATGACTTCGATATTACTTTTATTGGTAGTGTATGCGGCTATTTATTTCCGTTACCGTCGCTTGCCCAGCAATTTAAAACCCACCATCTGGTACGACGCTGCCTTTTGGCTAAGCTGCATAACTATTCTGGCTATTGGCGTTTACGGTATTGTACAGGCGGTAAAATTGTAA
- a CDS encoding 3-keto-disaccharide hydrolase: MKNKQVKMSLFVLALAAAGCNQNAKTDTATSTETATPTDSAATDSAATASASKPEVDLFDGKSLAGWHGFNKTGEVKNWTVQDGALVCMGAAKDAHGGDLVSDKQYSNFELSWEWKVDKGSNSGVMYHVIEDKKYQSPYETGPEYQVMDDIGFPEKLENWQLAGADYAIAPANEKKKLKPVGEWNSSKIIYNNGHVEHWLNGEKIVEFDRNSEFWKKQRAEGKWKDYPDYAKATTGFIALQDHGNKAYYRNIKIKEL; encoded by the coding sequence ATGAAAAACAAACAGGTAAAAATGAGTTTGTTCGTGCTTGCCCTGGCAGCAGCGGGTTGCAACCAAAACGCCAAAACTGATACCGCCACTTCCACTGAAACCGCCACTCCAACTGACTCCGCTGCTACCGATTCAGCGGCTACGGCCAGCGCTTCTAAGCCGGAGGTAGATTTGTTCGATGGCAAATCGCTGGCCGGCTGGCACGGTTTTAACAAAACCGGCGAAGTAAAAAACTGGACCGTGCAGGACGGGGCGCTGGTTTGTATGGGAGCCGCGAAAGATGCGCACGGCGGCGATTTAGTATCGGATAAACAATACAGTAATTTTGAATTAAGCTGGGAATGGAAAGTGGATAAAGGCAGTAATAGCGGGGTAATGTATCATGTAATCGAAGATAAGAAGTATCAATCGCCGTACGAAACCGGCCCCGAATACCAGGTAATGGATGACATCGGCTTCCCGGAAAAACTGGAAAATTGGCAACTGGCTGGCGCCGATTACGCCATTGCCCCCGCCAACGAAAAGAAAAAACTGAAACCCGTGGGCGAATGGAACAGCAGCAAAATTATTTATAACAACGGCCACGTGGAACATTGGCTGAACGGCGAAAAAATTGTAGAGTTTGACCGCAACAGCGAGTTCTGGAAAAAACAACGCGCCGAAGGCAAATGGAAAGACTATCCGGACTACGCAAAAGCAACTACCGGTTTTATCGCCCTGCAAGACCACGGCAACAAAGCGTATTACCGCAACATAAAAATTAAGGAGTTATAA